A genomic segment from Roseofilum capinflatum BLCC-M114 encodes:
- the leuS gene encoding leucine--tRNA ligase — protein sequence MESRYNPVEIEEKWQQTWAEQGVDTTLTDPEKPKFYALSMFPYPSGNLHMGHVRNYTITDVIARVYRMRGYRVLHPMGWDAFGLPAENAAIARGIHPAKWTYENIGQMKAELRRLGLSYDWNREVATCSPDYYRWTQWIFLQFFQAGLAYQKEAAVNWDPVDQTVLANEQVDSEGYSWRSGAKVERKLLKQWFLKITDYAEELLQDLDKLTGWPERVKLMQANWIGKSVGAYLEFPIVGLDEKIAVFTTRPDTVYGVTYVVLAPEHPLTPQVTTPDRQQAVSEFIQSLEGESDIDRTAEDKPKRGIPTGGRAINPFTGEEIPIWIADYVLYEYGTGAVMGVPAHDVRDFQFATQQQLPIKVVISPTQGEAPESLSEAYTEPGYMVNSGMFNGAPSTEGKQAIIDYAQSQGYGKARVQYRLRDWLISRQRYWGVPIPVVHCPNCGAVPVPDEQLPVRLPEDVAFSGKGASPLAQLEDWVNVDCPTCGTPAKRETDTMDTFIDSSWYFLRYPDAKNDKAVFDSAKTNDWMPVDQYVGGIEHAILHLLYSRFFTKVLRDRGLINFDEPFQRLLTQGMVQALTYKNPNTGKYIRTDEIADISQPTDPDTGDALITCYEKMSKSKYNGIAPLTVLGKYGADTARMFILFKAPPEKDLEWDDADVEGQFRFLNRVWRLVMEFSEASSDKEATNSKAEKDLRRAIHTAIKEITDDLEGDYQFNTAVSEMMKLSNALNDAPCKSSPVYTEGIQTLLLLLAPFAPHLAEELWQSLGHQDSIHRQSWPVVDESALVVDEITLVIQIMGKTRGTIEVPATEDQALLEQYARDSEVAQRYIEGKEVKKVIVVPKRKLVNFVVAG from the coding sequence GTGGAATCTCGCTATAATCCAGTCGAAATTGAGGAAAAATGGCAACAAACTTGGGCTGAACAAGGAGTAGACACCACACTAACCGACCCAGAGAAACCCAAGTTCTACGCCCTTTCCATGTTTCCCTACCCTTCAGGAAACCTGCACATGGGTCACGTCAGAAATTACACAATCACAGATGTCATTGCCAGGGTCTATCGGATGCGCGGCTATCGGGTGCTGCACCCCATGGGATGGGATGCCTTTGGTTTACCGGCAGAAAATGCGGCGATCGCACGAGGCATTCATCCGGCAAAATGGACGTATGAGAACATTGGCCAGATGAAGGCCGAACTCCGGCGCTTAGGACTCTCCTACGACTGGAATCGGGAAGTCGCTACCTGTTCCCCCGACTATTATCGGTGGACGCAATGGATTTTCTTGCAATTCTTCCAAGCCGGTTTAGCCTACCAGAAAGAAGCCGCCGTCAATTGGGACCCCGTAGACCAAACCGTACTCGCCAATGAACAGGTGGACAGTGAGGGCTATTCCTGGCGCTCTGGAGCCAAAGTGGAGCGCAAACTGTTAAAACAATGGTTCTTGAAGATTACCGACTACGCCGAAGAACTCTTGCAAGACTTGGATAAGCTCACCGGATGGCCGGAGCGCGTGAAACTCATGCAAGCCAACTGGATTGGCAAATCGGTGGGAGCGTATCTCGAATTTCCCATTGTGGGACTCGATGAGAAAATTGCCGTCTTTACCACCCGTCCCGATACGGTGTATGGAGTCACCTATGTGGTGTTAGCTCCCGAACATCCCTTAACCCCCCAAGTGACCACCCCAGACCGACAGCAAGCGGTGAGTGAGTTTATCCAATCCCTTGAGGGAGAAAGCGATATTGACCGCACGGCTGAAGATAAACCAAAACGGGGCATACCCACCGGAGGACGGGCGATTAATCCGTTTACCGGGGAAGAGATTCCCATCTGGATTGCCGATTATGTGTTGTATGAGTATGGAACGGGTGCAGTGATGGGGGTTCCCGCCCATGATGTGCGCGATTTCCAGTTTGCGACACAACAACAGTTACCGATCAAGGTGGTAATTTCCCCGACTCAAGGGGAAGCACCGGAAAGCTTGAGCGAAGCCTATACCGAACCCGGTTATATGGTCAATTCCGGGATGTTTAACGGCGCTCCCTCCACGGAAGGCAAACAAGCCATCATTGACTATGCCCAAAGTCAGGGATACGGAAAAGCACGGGTGCAGTATCGCTTGCGGGATTGGTTGATTTCTCGGCAACGGTATTGGGGGGTTCCCATTCCTGTTGTTCATTGTCCCAATTGTGGGGCGGTTCCGGTTCCCGACGAGCAACTCCCGGTACGGTTGCCGGAGGATGTGGCGTTTTCCGGTAAGGGGGCGTCTCCCTTGGCGCAATTAGAAGATTGGGTGAATGTAGATTGTCCCACCTGCGGCACTCCGGCGAAACGGGAAACGGATACGATGGATACGTTTATTGATTCGTCTTGGTATTTCCTGCGCTATCCCGATGCGAAGAATGATAAGGCGGTGTTTGATTCAGCCAAAACCAATGATTGGATGCCGGTAGATCAATATGTGGGGGGGATTGAACATGCGATTCTCCACTTATTGTATTCTCGGTTCTTTACTAAGGTTTTGCGCGATCGCGGTTTAATCAATTTTGACGAACCCTTCCAACGGTTGCTCACTCAAGGTATGGTACAGGCTCTAACCTATAAAAATCCCAATACCGGTAAATATATTCGCACCGATGAAATAGCCGACATTAGCCAACCCACAGATCCTGATACTGGCGATGCTCTCATCACCTGCTATGAGAAAATGTCCAAATCCAAATACAACGGTATCGCCCCCTTAACCGTCTTAGGCAAATACGGAGCCGATACCGCACGGATGTTTATCCTCTTCAAAGCGCCCCCCGAAAAAGACCTGGAATGGGATGATGCCGATGTAGAAGGGCAATTTCGTTTCCTCAACCGGGTTTGGCGCTTAGTCATGGAGTTCTCAGAAGCTTCTTCTGACAAGGAAGCCACTAATTCCAAAGCCGAAAAAGACCTCCGTCGCGCCATCCATACTGCGATTAAAGAAATCACCGATGATTTAGAAGGAGATTATCAGTTTAATACCGCCGTTTCTGAGATGATGAAACTCAGTAACGCCCTCAATGATGCCCCCTGTAAATCCTCTCCCGTTTACACAGAAGGCATTCAAACCTTATTGCTTCTGCTTGCGCCTTTTGCTCCCCACTTAGCAGAAGAATTATGGCAAAGTTTGGGTCATCAGGACTCCATTCACCGTCAATCTTGGCCCGTTGTCGATGAGAGCGCCCTAGTCGTCGATGAGATTACCCTCGTGATTCAAATTATGGGTAAAACACGGGGCACAATCGAAGTCCCCGCCACCGAAGATCAAGCGCTTTTAGAACAATATGCCCGCGATTCAGAAGTCGCTCAACGCTATATTGAGGGTAAGGAAGTGAAGAAGGTGATTGTGGTTCCTAAGCGCAAATTAGTTAACTTTGTGGTTGCTGGTTAG
- a CDS encoding Uma2 family endonuclease: MTQTLTPSLTLEEFLAHPETKPALEYINGTLVEKTMLQGEHSLIQGELCEVINRVARSSKIARAFPELRCTFGGRSLVPDIAVFRWERIPRTDSGKIANRFELHPDWVIEILSPNQSSSQALDKLLHCSQAGTSLGWLINPAEESIWVIRENQRIDVFTTDAPLPILEGIDRQLTTSEILSWLIL, encoded by the coding sequence ATGACTCAAACGCTCACTCCATCCCTAACCTTAGAAGAATTTCTAGCCCATCCAGAAACCAAACCCGCTCTAGAATACATCAATGGAACACTTGTAGAAAAAACCATGCTCCAAGGTGAACATAGCCTAATCCAAGGTGAATTGTGCGAAGTCATTAACCGAGTTGCGAGATCTTCTAAAATTGCTAGAGCTTTCCCCGAACTGCGCTGTACCTTTGGGGGACGTTCTCTTGTTCCCGACATTGCCGTGTTTCGCTGGGAAAGAATCCCCCGAACAGATAGCGGAAAAATTGCCAATCGCTTTGAACTTCACCCCGATTGGGTCATTGAAATTTTATCCCCTAACCAAAGTAGCTCTCAGGCATTAGATAAATTATTGCACTGTTCCCAAGCGGGTACAAGTTTGGGATGGTTAATTAATCCCGCAGAAGAAAGTATTTGGGTGATTCGAGAAAACCAACGTATTGATGTGTTTACAACTGACGCACCACTGCCGATTTTAGAAGGAATCGATCGCCAGTTAACAACATCCGAAATTTTAAGTTGGTTAATTCTCTAA
- the murG gene encoding undecaprenyldiphospho-muramoylpentapeptide beta-N-acetylglucosaminyltransferase, which translates to MSDSPLKLLIAASGTGGHLFPALAVAGQLENCHIEWLGVPNRLETQLVPSQYPLHTIAVEGFQGGLSLKSLRVLQGLVSSIGVCRRLLKTGGFQGVFTTGGYIAAPVILAARSLGLPVLLHESNALPGKVTRLLAPWCTTVAVGFEAAQSYLKGTDVIAMGTPVRADFFDPQPLTLDIPEDAPLIVVVGGSQGAVAVNQLIREAVQDWLDRGVVVVHLTGNNDPEANDVQHPRYLTLPFYDNMGALLHRASLVISRAGAGTLTELAIAKTPALLIPYPYAADDHQTYNARIFVQAGAAQLFEQNQLTAETLKQTVSELLQSPDTLETMAEAMGSLAVPDSAQQLAQLIVKMSDRPV; encoded by the coding sequence ATGTCTGATTCACCCTTGAAACTCCTAATTGCCGCTAGTGGAACTGGTGGACATTTATTTCCTGCGCTGGCGGTTGCTGGACAACTTGAGAACTGCCATATTGAATGGTTGGGGGTTCCCAACCGCTTGGAAACCCAGTTAGTTCCGAGTCAATATCCCCTACATACGATCGCCGTTGAAGGCTTTCAGGGTGGCTTGAGTCTCAAGAGTCTTAGAGTGTTGCAAGGGCTGGTGAGTTCCATTGGAGTCTGTCGTCGGTTGCTGAAAACTGGTGGATTTCAAGGGGTGTTTACCACGGGAGGGTATATTGCTGCTCCCGTTATTCTAGCGGCGCGATCGCTCGGTTTACCGGTTTTGCTCCATGAGTCGAACGCCTTACCCGGTAAAGTGACGCGCCTGTTGGCTCCCTGGTGTACTACGGTAGCTGTCGGGTTTGAAGCTGCCCAAAGTTATCTCAAGGGAACGGATGTGATCGCGATGGGGACTCCTGTGCGTGCTGATTTTTTCGATCCCCAACCCCTCACCCTAGATATTCCTGAAGATGCCCCTTTAATTGTGGTAGTTGGGGGATCTCAAGGCGCTGTTGCCGTGAATCAACTGATCCGCGAAGCGGTGCAAGATTGGCTAGATCGGGGTGTTGTGGTGGTTCATTTAACGGGGAATAACGATCCCGAAGCTAACGATGTTCAGCATCCGCGCTATTTAACTCTACCGTTTTACGATAATATGGGCGCTTTGCTCCATCGAGCGAGTTTAGTGATTAGTCGTGCTGGTGCTGGAACATTGACGGAATTGGCGATCGCCAAAACACCCGCACTACTCATTCCCTATCCCTACGCTGCCGACGATCATCAAACCTATAACGCCCGGATTTTCGTCCAAGCCGGTGCAGCTCAACTCTTTGAGCAAAACCAACTTACGGCTGAAACCTTAAAGCAAACCGTCTCTGAATTACTCCAATCTCCAGACACCCTAGAGACAATGGCAGAAGCCATGGGTTCACTCGCTGTACCCGACAGTGCCCAGCAGTTAGCTCAATTAATTGTAAAAATGAGCGATCGCCCCGTTTAG
- a CDS encoding SpoIID/LytB domain-containing protein yields the protein MASVFSIFYIPVKALLKPIKPHWWLTTLLWMVMASLASAAEVELRVAIQEDTDRVKIGSSTAAIVKDSNGQVIGELNPMDGFTAQSDYYGVSLAQWRAGQLWIEPQNDGLVWIGDRWYRGRLLIMPTDEGITAINYVDIEHYLYSVVGGEMIPSWPLEALKAQAVSARSYALYHRERTADKIYDVGNDTFWQVYGGVEDEYVSTQQAVDATQGQILAYDGSIIEAVFHSSSGGHTENVEDIWSEPRPYLRAVPDYDQQAPVYQWTEVFSLADISELIEGVGNVLSIAPQEKTPQGRVRTLKVTGDQGEKMITGAQLRKALSLRSTLFTIQPLTTGDKATGGASFQVQGRGFGHGLGMSQYGAYAMASQGSTYQDILRHYYTDAYLARVRVAE from the coding sequence ATGGCTTCTGTGTTCAGTATTTTCTACATTCCCGTCAAAGCGCTATTGAAACCCATCAAACCCCATTGGTGGTTGACCACTCTGCTGTGGATGGTCATGGCTTCCTTAGCAAGTGCAGCCGAAGTTGAGTTACGGGTAGCGATTCAGGAAGATACCGATCGAGTAAAAATTGGTAGTTCTACCGCCGCCATTGTCAAGGACTCCAATGGTCAGGTGATTGGAGAGTTAAACCCGATGGATGGGTTTACGGCTCAGTCAGATTACTATGGAGTGTCTCTAGCTCAGTGGCGAGCTGGCCAGTTGTGGATTGAACCCCAAAATGATGGATTGGTGTGGATTGGCGATCGCTGGTATCGAGGTAGACTCTTAATTATGCCCACCGATGAAGGCATTACCGCCATTAATTATGTCGATATTGAGCATTATCTCTACAGTGTGGTCGGCGGCGAAATGATTCCGTCTTGGCCCTTGGAAGCTCTGAAAGCTCAAGCCGTATCTGCCCGCAGTTATGCCCTCTATCACCGGGAAAGAACCGCCGATAAAATTTATGATGTGGGCAATGACACCTTCTGGCAAGTCTATGGTGGTGTAGAAGATGAATACGTCAGCACTCAGCAAGCGGTAGATGCCACTCAAGGACAAATCTTGGCCTATGACGGTTCGATTATTGAAGCGGTGTTTCATTCCTCTTCTGGGGGTCACACCGAGAATGTAGAAGATATTTGGTCAGAACCCCGTCCCTATCTGCGAGCTGTACCCGATTACGATCAGCAAGCTCCGGTTTATCAATGGACAGAGGTCTTTAGCTTGGCTGATATCAGCGAGTTAATTGAAGGGGTAGGTAATGTCTTGTCCATTGCCCCTCAAGAAAAAACCCCCCAGGGCCGAGTCCGCACCCTGAAAGTTACCGGAGATCAGGGAGAAAAGATGATTACGGGGGCACAGTTGAGAAAGGCCCTAAGTTTGAGAAGTACCCTGTTTACGATTCAACCCCTGACCACAGGGGATAAGGCAACCGGAGGGGCAAGTTTCCAAGTGCAAGGCCGGGGATTTGGCCATGGTTTGGGGATGAGCCAGTATGGAGCCTATGCGATGGCTTCTCAAGGGTCAACTTATCAGGATATTCTCCGCCATTATTATACGGATGCTTATTTGGCTAGGGTGCGGGTGGCTGAATAG
- a CDS encoding DUF1499 domain-containing protein, with translation MSFSGKRPTNLGVKEGKLAPCPSSPNCVCSQGSTTDTEHYIQPFSYSGTPSEAIEKLKSIIQGMPRTAIVTESENYLYAEFTSKLMGYVDDVEFYVDQNAQTIHVRSASRLGQSDLGVNRKRIEEIRRLFA, from the coding sequence TTGTCATTTTCTGGAAAACGTCCGACGAATCTAGGGGTTAAAGAGGGAAAACTCGCCCCTTGTCCCTCTTCTCCCAATTGTGTTTGTAGTCAAGGTTCAACAACCGATACTGAACATTATATTCAGCCATTTTCTTATAGCGGCACTCCCTCAGAAGCGATCGAGAAATTGAAATCTATTATCCAGGGAATGCCTCGAACCGCCATTGTTACCGAGTCAGAGAATTATCTCTATGCTGAGTTTACCAGCAAGCTCATGGGGTATGTGGATGATGTGGAATTTTATGTGGATCAAAACGCCCAAACGATCCACGTGCGCTCTGCTTCCCGGTTAGGACAATCGGATTTAGGAGTCAACCGCAAACGCATCGAAGAAATTCGCCGCTTATTTGCTTAA
- a CDS encoding ABC transporter permease, with product MQYFKLLQLFWSTSIAAELEYRLNFAIATLTSFGNLVGGILGLFLFYRTGYTFDGWSWERALLVMGFFTLLQGISNAFLAPNLNRIVDQVEQGTLDFVLLKPISTQFWLSTRMISPWGLPDVVLGLGVILYAGNRLNLGITDFILALFPLFFGILILYSLWFLLGTTSVWFVKIYNITEVLRSLLDAGRYPVVAYPVAYRVFFTFVVPVTFLTTVPAQALLGESNTSWLMGSLLLAIALLILSNAFWKFALRYYTSASS from the coding sequence ATGCAATATTTCAAATTACTTCAGTTATTTTGGTCTACCTCGATCGCGGCAGAACTGGAATATCGACTGAATTTCGCGATCGCTACCCTAACCAGTTTTGGCAATCTCGTGGGGGGGATTTTGGGGCTATTCCTATTTTATCGAACCGGCTACACTTTTGACGGTTGGTCATGGGAGAGAGCCTTATTAGTCATGGGCTTTTTTACCCTGTTGCAAGGCATCTCTAACGCCTTTCTTGCACCGAATCTCAATCGCATTGTAGACCAAGTGGAGCAAGGAACCCTAGACTTTGTACTCCTCAAACCCATTAGCACCCAATTTTGGCTCTCTACACGCATGATTTCCCCTTGGGGGTTACCGGATGTGGTGTTAGGATTGGGGGTGATTCTCTATGCAGGTAACCGCCTCAATTTAGGGATAACTGACTTTATTTTGGCGCTCTTTCCCCTATTTTTCGGTATTTTGATTCTCTATAGTCTGTGGTTTCTCCTCGGCACAACTAGCGTCTGGTTTGTCAAAATTTATAATATTACTGAAGTTTTGAGATCGCTTTTAGATGCTGGCCGTTATCCGGTGGTTGCCTATCCCGTGGCTTACCGAGTTTTCTTTACGTTTGTAGTCCCCGTAACTTTTTTAACTACGGTTCCCGCCCAAGCCCTGTTAGGAGAGAGCAATACTTCTTGGTTAATGGGTTCCTTGTTGCTGGCGATCGCCTTATTAATCCTCTCCAATGCCTTCTGGAAATTTGCCCTACGCTACTATACCAGTGCCTCTAGTTAA
- a CDS encoding GNAT family N-acetyltransferase, which yields MVNSLMGQYSARWISQISEVPQPEWDALAQPLKTPFLEWEWLHNMEASRSATAQAGWQPCHLTVWRENTLVAAAPLYLKGHSYGEFVFDHQWADLAYRLGIDYYPKLLGMSPFTPALGYRFLVDLTEDEESLTEMMVAAIDQFCDRHNISGCNFLYVDPKWRPMIQKYGFSAWLHHSSIWHNQGFQTFDDYLKMFNANQRRNIKRERKAVEKAQLTMKVHNGEDITHHLLSDMYQFYSHHCDQFGWWGSKYLTKTFFERLYDNYRHRLVLSAAYREGDERKPVGMSFCVTKGDQLYGRYWGSFEEFDCLHFNACYYTPIEWAIANGIQRFDPGAGGRHKKRRGFPATPHHSLHRFYNQRLMQIMKTHIDQINEAEQFQINSINQELPFNQTQDWVQNPY from the coding sequence ATTGTTAATTCTCTCATGGGTCAATATTCAGCTCGTTGGATTTCACAAATTTCTGAAGTGCCTCAGCCAGAATGGGATGCTCTGGCGCAACCGTTGAAAACACCGTTTTTAGAGTGGGAATGGTTGCACAACATGGAAGCCTCCCGTAGTGCTACAGCACAAGCGGGTTGGCAACCTTGTCATTTAACGGTGTGGAGAGAGAACACCTTAGTGGCGGCGGCTCCCTTATATCTTAAAGGTCATAGTTATGGTGAGTTTGTTTTCGATCACCAATGGGCAGATCTAGCTTATCGTCTGGGCATTGACTATTATCCGAAACTGTTGGGGATGAGTCCGTTTACGCCAGCCTTGGGCTATCGGTTTTTAGTCGATCTGACTGAAGATGAGGAGAGTTTAACGGAAATGATGGTAGCAGCAATTGACCAATTTTGCGATCGCCATAATATTTCCGGCTGCAATTTCCTCTATGTTGACCCCAAATGGCGGCCAATGATTCAAAAATACGGTTTTTCGGCTTGGTTACACCACAGCAGCATCTGGCATAATCAGGGCTTCCAGACGTTTGATGATTATTTGAAGATGTTTAATGCCAATCAACGGCGCAATATTAAGCGGGAGCGCAAAGCGGTTGAAAAAGCCCAATTAACCATGAAAGTCCACAATGGAGAAGACATTACCCATCATCTGCTCTCGGATATGTACCAGTTTTATAGCCATCACTGCGATCAATTTGGCTGGTGGGGAAGTAAGTATTTAACCAAGACCTTTTTTGAGCGCCTCTATGATAACTATCGCCATCGCTTGGTACTCAGCGCCGCCTATCGGGAAGGAGATGAGCGCAAACCGGTGGGAATGTCCTTTTGTGTGACTAAAGGGGATCAACTGTATGGACGCTATTGGGGCAGTTTTGAAGAATTCGATTGCCTGCACTTTAACGCTTGTTACTATACGCCCATTGAGTGGGCGATCGCCAACGGTATTCAACGCTTCGATCCCGGTGCGGGAGGCAGACACAAGAAGCGGCGAGGCTTTCCGGCAACTCCCCACCATAGCCTACACCGATTTTACAATCAACGACTGATGCAGATCATGAAAACCCACATCGATCAAATCAATGAGGCTGAACAATTCCAAATTAATTCTATTAATCAAGAGTTACCCTTTAATCAGACTCAAGACTGGGTTCAGAATCCCTATTAA
- a CDS encoding RibD family protein: protein MTASAVDRPHITVILAMSADGKISDASRSPARFGSAADKAHLEQQIAKVDAVLFGAATLRAYGTTLSISDRQLLQQRQQQQYPPQPVQIVVSQTGALDASCRFFQQPIPRWLLTTPEGAIPWENQPELTPKFDRILTASTHEGGFYWNQIFVQFAQLNIKRLAILGGGNLVASLLAGDWIDELWLTLCPVLLGGATAPTPVDGLGLSIPKSLTLLSAHPVGQEVFLHYRLG, encoded by the coding sequence ATGACGGCTTCTGCGGTCGATCGCCCCCATATTACCGTTATCCTCGCCATGAGCGCCGATGGCAAAATCTCTGACGCAAGCCGCTCACCGGCTCGGTTTGGCTCGGCTGCCGATAAAGCCCACCTTGAGCAACAAATTGCCAAAGTCGATGCGGTTCTCTTCGGTGCGGCTACCCTACGGGCCTATGGTACAACCTTAAGCATTAGCGATCGCCAACTCCTACAACAACGCCAGCAGCAGCAATATCCGCCCCAACCCGTACAAATTGTCGTCTCCCAAACCGGCGCTCTTGATGCCTCCTGTCGCTTTTTTCAACAACCCATTCCCCGATGGCTACTCACCACCCCAGAGGGAGCCATTCCCTGGGAAAATCAACCAGAATTAACCCCCAAATTTGACCGAATTCTGACCGCCTCCACCCATGAAGGGGGCTTCTATTGGAATCAGATCTTTGTCCAGTTTGCCCAACTGAATATTAAGCGCTTGGCCATCCTCGGAGGAGGGAACTTAGTAGCGAGTTTACTGGCTGGAGATTGGATTGATGAATTATGGTTAACCCTATGTCCAGTCCTTTTAGGCGGCGCAACTGCCCCCACACCGGTAGATGGGTTAGGCTTAAGTATCCCCAAATCTTTAACCCTGCTCTCCGCTCATCCCGTAGGGCAAGAGGTGTTTTTACACTATCGGTTAGGTTAG